The segment GATCACTTCGGCGACCGTGCGGAAAGTCTGCACTGCCAAAACAGGACCGAAGATCTCTTCCTGAGCAATGCGGTTCGATTGAGCCACATCGGTGAACAGCGTCGGAGCACACCAAAAACCTTTCGATGGCAACTCACAAACCGGCTGATAAAACGTCGCGCCTTCTTCTTTGCCGATATCGATGTAGCCGTTGATCGTTTCAAGTTGCTTGGCCGAATTGATCGCTCCGATGTCCGTGTTTTTATCCAGCGGATCGCCCACGATCAGACTCTTCATGCGATGCTTCAATTTCCGCAACACGATATCGCGAACGGATTCTTGCACGAACAAACGACTGCCCGCACAGCAAACGTGGCCTTGATTGAAGTAAATCGCGTTGATGACGCCTTCGACGGCCTGGTCAAGCGAAGCGTCCTCAAAGATAATGTTCGCCGCTTTGCCACCAAGTTCGAGCGTGCAGCCTTTCCCGCTTCCGGCGATCGACTCCTGAATCATTTTGCCGACGCGAGTCGAACCCGTGAAGGCAACTTTATCGACGTCTTTATGGTTGATGATTGCCGACCCAACAGCTCCATGACCGGTGACGATATTGACTACGCCTGGCGGCAGTTCGGCTTGCTGGAATATCTCAGCCAGCTTCAACATCGTCAGCGAAGTCGACTCCGCGGGCTTGATCACAACGCAGTTTCCTGTTGCCAGCGCCGGAGCGATCTTCCAGGCGGCCATCAGCAGAGGAAAGTTCCACGGGATGACTTGGCCGGCAACGCCGTAAGGTGCAACTTTGCGACCAGGGAAAGCGTATTCGAGTTTGTCGGCCCAGCCGGCGTAGTAGAAAAAGTGGGCTGCTGCCAACGGGATGTCGACGTCCCGAGACTCGCGAATTGGTTTGCCGCCGTCGAGCGATTCCAGGACCGCCAACTCGCGGGCTCGTTCCTGAAGCAGACGAGCGATGCGAAACAGATACTTGCCGCGCTGCGCCGGAGAAAGTTTCGACCAGGTTTTGTTGTAGGCATTGCGAGCCGCTTTGACGGCTTTGTCGACATCGGCTTCGGTGGCTTCGGTGATTTCCGAAAGCTGTTCTTCGTTTGCCGGATTGATCGAAGC is part of the Mariniblastus fucicola genome and harbors:
- a CDS encoding aldehyde dehydrogenase family protein yields the protein MNQATKTNWDLAPAPESTSHVSIKESYGLFINGKFVESSGEEKFASINPANEEQLSEITEATEADVDKAVKAARNAYNKTWSKLSPAQRGKYLFRIARLLQERARELAVLESLDGGKPIRESRDVDIPLAAAHFFYYAGWADKLEYAFPGRKVAPYGVAGQVIPWNFPLLMAAWKIAPALATGNCVVIKPAESTSLTMLKLAEIFQQAELPPGVVNIVTGHGAVGSAIINHKDVDKVAFTGSTRVGKMIQESIAGSGKGCTLELGGKAANIIFEDASLDQAVEGVINAIYFNQGHVCCAGSRLFVQESVRDIVLRKLKHRMKSLIVGDPLDKNTDIGAINSAKQLETINGYIDIGKEEGATFYQPVCELPSKGFWCAPTLFTDVAQSNRIAQEEIFGPVLAVQTFRTVAEVIQKANNTPYGLSAGVWTDKGSKIFNMTSQMRAGIVWANTFNKFDPTSPFGGYKESGFGREGGMHGLAAYLK